A single window of Polaribacter sp. SA4-10 DNA harbors:
- a CDS encoding ABC transporter ATP-binding protein codes for MNNLLEINNVVKKYGDFTALNDVSIHIPKGSVFGLLGPNGAGKTSLIRIINQITMPDSGTVILDGEALAPKHTAQIGYLPEERGLYKSMKVGEQALYLAQLKGLSKSEAKKRLKYWFDKFDISAWWDKKIEELSKGMAQKVQFIVTVMHNPKLLIFDEPFSGFDPINAQLIAKEILQLRDEGATVIFSTHRMESVEEMCDEIALIDKSNKILDGKLDDIKRQFRTNTFQVGLETSNPKGVEAILREHFDVFPADFKMLDKGLRLNIKLTKNQSSNELLSFLSNQGQVEHFVELIPDANEIFIQAVNKNN; via the coding sequence ATGAACAATTTATTAGAAATTAACAATGTTGTAAAAAAATATGGGGATTTCACAGCATTAAATGATGTTTCCATTCATATACCAAAAGGAAGTGTTTTTGGCTTATTAGGACCAAACGGAGCAGGGAAAACATCGTTAATTAGAATTATAAATCAAATTACAATGCCAGATAGTGGTACTGTTATATTAGATGGAGAGGCATTAGCACCAAAACATACAGCACAAATTGGGTATTTACCAGAAGAACGTGGTTTGTATAAAAGCATGAAAGTTGGTGAGCAAGCATTGTATTTAGCACAGTTAAAAGGGTTGTCTAAAAGTGAAGCTAAAAAACGATTAAAATATTGGTTTGATAAATTTGACATTTCTGCTTGGTGGGATAAAAAGATAGAAGAACTTTCTAAAGGAATGGCGCAAAAAGTACAGTTTATTGTTACTGTAATGCACAATCCTAAGTTATTAATTTTTGATGAACCTTTTTCTGGGTTCGATCCAATAAATGCACAGTTAATAGCAAAAGAAATTTTACAATTAAGAGATGAAGGAGCAACCGTAATTTTTTCAACACATAGAATGGAATCTGTTGAAGAAATGTGTGATGAAATTGCTTTGATAGATAAATCTAATAAAATTTTAGATGGAAAACTAGATGACATTAAACGTCAGTTTAGAACAAATACATTTCAGGTTGGCCTAGAAACTTCAAACCCAAAAGGAGTAGAAGCAATACTAAGAGAGCATTTTGATGTTTTTCCTGCAGATTTTAAAATGTTAGATAAAGGGTTAAGATTAAATATAAAACTTACAAAAAATCAATCTTCAAATGAACTATTATCCTTTTTAAGTAATCAAGGTCAAGTAGAGCATTTTGTAGAATTAATTCCTGATGCGAATGAAATTTTTATTCAAGCAGTAAATAAAAATAATTAA
- a CDS encoding MarR family winged helix-turn-helix transcriptional regulator, with translation MEKLKSIDHELRATWQAVAKVYNERAAKHDSTMATAFVLLNIDKQKGTPSTALGPLMGMEPTSLSRILKTMEDKGAISREKNPDDGRSVIIKLTEYGKEMRKISKGHVIQFNDTVRKNVSEKDLEGFFKVTTTINKLIAERDIYENINNKAV, from the coding sequence ATGGAAAAATTAAAATCAATAGATCATGAACTTAGAGCAACATGGCAAGCTGTTGCAAAAGTTTATAATGAAAGGGCTGCAAAGCATGATAGTACAATGGCTACAGCTTTTGTTTTATTAAATATTGATAAACAAAAAGGAACTCCTTCTACAGCTTTAGGTCCATTAATGGGAATGGAACCTACAAGTCTTTCTAGAATTTTAAAAACGATGGAAGATAAAGGCGCTATTTCTAGAGAGAAAAACCCTGATGATGGCAGAAGTGTTATCATAAAACTAACAGAATATGGCAAAGAAATGCGCAAAATTTCTAAAGGTCATGTAATACAGTTTAACGATACCGTAAGAAAAAACGTTTCTGAAAAAGACTTAGAAGGTTTCTTTAAAGTAACAACAACAATTAATAAATTGATTGCAGAGAGAGATATTTATGAAAATATCAATAATAAAGCAGTATAA
- a CDS encoding 3-hydroxyacyl-CoA dehydrogenase/enoyl-CoA hydratase family protein: MTRRIKKVAIVGSGIMGSGIACHFANIGVEVLLLDIVPRELNDKEKAKGLTLEDKVVRNRLVNDALTTSLKSKPSPIYNQKFANRITTGNIDDDLHLIKNVDWVMEVVVERLDIKKSVFEKIEKFRTPGTLITSNTSGIPIKFMNEGRSEDFQKHFAVTHFFNPPRYLKLFEVVPGPNCKEEVTDFLMMYGDKFLGKTAVLAKDTPAFIGNRIGIFGIMSLFHVVKEMGLTVEEVDKLTGPVIGRPKSATFRTIDVVGLDTLVHTANGVKDNCPEDEMREQFVIPDFVNHMMDHKMLGSKTGKGFYKMTKDASGKRNILTLDLNTLEYREKKSAKFATLELTKTIDNVADRFKVLVAGKDKAGEFYRKSFAAMFAYVQNRIPEISDELYRIDDGLRAGFGWEHGPFQIWDAIGVAKGVEIMKAEGHTIAPWVSEMLLNNNDSFYSVKNGATYYYDIPSKSQVKKPGQDSFIILDNIRKTSEVWKNSGVVIEDIGDGILNLEFQSKMNTIGGDVLAGLNKAIDLAEKDFQGLVVGNQAANFSVGANIGMIFMMAVEQEYDELNMAIKYFQDSMMRMRYSSIPTISAPHGMALGGGCEISLHADKVVAAAETYMGLVEFGVGVIPGGGGSKEMALRASDIFHKGDVELNILQENFLTIGMAKVSTSAYEAFDLGLLQKGKDIVVVNKERQIATAKAHAKLMAESGYTQPVKRNDVKILGKQALGMFLVGTDSMEHSKYISEHDQKIANKLAYVMAGGDLSEPTMVSEQYLLDLEREAFLSLCTERKTLERIQHMLKTGKPLRN, from the coding sequence ATGACTAGAAGAATTAAAAAAGTAGCAATAGTTGGCTCTGGAATAATGGGAAGCGGAATTGCATGTCATTTTGCCAACATTGGCGTAGAAGTTCTTTTATTGGACATTGTTCCAAGAGAATTAAATGACAAAGAAAAAGCAAAAGGATTAACATTAGAAGACAAAGTTGTACGTAATCGTTTAGTAAATGATGCTTTAACAACTTCTCTAAAATCGAAACCTTCTCCTATTTATAATCAAAAATTTGCAAACAGAATTACTACGGGTAATATTGATGATGATTTGCATTTGATTAAAAATGTAGATTGGGTAATGGAGGTTGTTGTAGAACGCTTGGATATTAAAAAATCTGTTTTTGAAAAAATTGAAAAGTTTAGAACTCCAGGTACTTTAATTACTTCAAACACTTCAGGGATTCCTATCAAGTTTATGAATGAAGGCAGAAGTGAAGATTTCCAAAAACATTTTGCAGTTACTCACTTTTTTAATCCTCCTAGATATTTAAAATTATTTGAAGTTGTTCCAGGGCCTAACTGTAAAGAAGAAGTTACAGATTTTTTAATGATGTATGGTGATAAATTCTTAGGAAAAACAGCTGTTTTAGCAAAAGATACACCTGCATTTATTGGAAATAGAATTGGAATTTTTGGAATTATGAGTTTATTCCATGTTGTAAAGGAAATGGGATTAACAGTTGAGGAAGTAGATAAATTAACAGGACCTGTTATTGGTCGTCCTAAATCTGCAACATTTAGAACTATTGATGTTGTTGGTTTAGATACTTTAGTACATACAGCGAATGGCGTAAAAGACAATTGCCCAGAAGATGAAATGAGAGAGCAGTTTGTAATTCCTGATTTTGTGAACCATATGATGGACCACAAAATGTTAGGAAGTAAAACTGGCAAAGGTTTTTACAAAATGACAAAAGATGCTAGTGGTAAAAGAAATATCTTAACATTAGACTTAAATACATTAGAATACAGAGAGAAAAAATCAGCAAAATTTGCAACCTTAGAATTAACAAAAACAATAGATAATGTTGCTGACAGATTTAAAGTTTTAGTTGCAGGAAAAGATAAAGCTGGGGAATTTTACAGAAAATCTTTTGCAGCAATGTTTGCATACGTTCAAAATAGAATTCCAGAAATTTCTGACGAATTGTACAGAATTGATGATGGTTTAAGAGCAGGTTTTGGTTGGGAACATGGACCTTTTCAAATTTGGGATGCCATTGGTGTTGCCAAAGGTGTTGAAATTATGAAAGCTGAAGGACATACAATTGCTCCTTGGGTTTCTGAAATGTTGCTAAATAATAACGATTCTTTTTACTCAGTAAAAAATGGAGCCACTTATTATTATGACATTCCATCTAAATCTCAAGTAAAAAAACCGGGTCAAGATTCATTTATCATTTTAGATAATATTAGAAAAACAAGCGAAGTTTGGAAAAACTCTGGTGTTGTAATTGAAGATATTGGCGACGGAATTTTAAACTTAGAGTTCCAATCTAAAATGAATACAATTGGTGGCGATGTTTTAGCAGGATTAAACAAAGCAATTGATTTGGCAGAAAAAGACTTTCAAGGTCTCGTTGTTGGTAATCAAGCTGCTAATTTTTCTGTTGGTGCTAATATTGGTATGATTTTTATGATGGCGGTAGAGCAAGAATATGATGAATTGAATATGGCAATTAAGTATTTCCAAGATTCAATGATGCGTATGCGCTATTCATCTATACCAACAATTTCTGCTCCTCATGGAATGGCTTTAGGTGGTGGATGTGAAATTTCTTTACATGCTGATAAAGTTGTTGCTGCTGCAGAAACATATATGGGATTAGTAGAATTTGGAGTTGGTGTAATTCCTGGTGGTGGTGGTTCTAAAGAAATGGCTTTAAGAGCATCAGACATTTTTCATAAAGGAGATGTTGAGCTTAACATTTTACAAGAAAACTTCTTAACTATTGGTATGGCAAAAGTATCTACTTCTGCTTATGAAGCATTTGATTTAGGCTTGCTTCAAAAAGGAAAAGATATTGTTGTTGTAAACAAAGAAAGACAAATTGCTACTGCAAAAGCACATGCCAAATTAATGGCAGAAAGTGGTTACACACAACCTGTAAAACGTAACGACGTAAAAATATTAGGTAAGCAAGCTTTAGGTATGTTCTTAGTAGGAACAGATTCTATGGAGCATTCTAAATATATTTCTGAACACGATCAAAAAATAGCCAATAAGTTAGCTTATGTAATGGCTGGTGGAGATTTATCTGAACCAACAATGGTTTCAGAACAGTATTTACTAGATCTTGAAAGAGAAGCGTTTTTATCACTTTGTACAGAACGTAAAACGTTAGAGAGAATTCAACATATGTTAAAAACGGGTAAACCTTTAAGAAATTAG
- a CDS encoding acetyl-CoA C-acyltransferase, producing the protein MKTAYIVKAYRTAVAKAPKGVFRFKRADELGAETIQHMMKELPNLDVKRIDDVIVGNAMPEGAQGLNMARFISLIGLNSVDVPGVTVNRFCSSGLETIAMASAKIQAGMADCIIAGGAESMSSVPMTGFKPELNYDTVKAGHADYYWGMGNTAEAVANQFKISREDQDLFAFNSHEKALRAQAENRFQDQIVPIEVEETYLDANGKKANRKYTVTKDEGPRKGTSTAILNKLRPVFAAGGSVTAGNSSQMSDGAAFVMVMSEEMVKELNIEPIARVVNYAAAGVEPRIMGIGPVAAIPKVLKQAGLQQSDIDLIELNEAFASQSLAVMRELNLNQDIVNVNGGAIALGHPLGCTGAKLSVQLFDEMRKRDMKSKYGMVTMCVGTGQGAAGIFEFLK; encoded by the coding sequence ATGAAAACAGCATATATAGTAAAAGCATACAGAACTGCAGTTGCGAAAGCTCCAAAAGGGGTTTTCAGATTTAAAAGAGCAGATGAATTGGGTGCAGAAACCATTCAACATATGATGAAAGAATTACCTAATCTAGACGTAAAACGTATAGATGATGTAATTGTAGGAAATGCAATGCCAGAAGGTGCTCAAGGATTAAACATGGCACGTTTTATTTCTCTAATAGGATTAAATTCTGTGGATGTTCCTGGTGTAACTGTAAATCGTTTTTGTTCTTCAGGACTAGAAACTATTGCAATGGCATCAGCTAAAATTCAAGCAGGAATGGCAGATTGTATTATTGCAGGTGGCGCAGAAAGTATGAGTTCTGTTCCTATGACAGGTTTTAAACCAGAATTAAATTACGATACCGTTAAAGCGGGTCATGCAGATTATTATTGGGGAATGGGAAATACTGCAGAAGCAGTTGCTAATCAATTTAAGATTTCTAGAGAAGATCAAGATCTGTTTGCATTTAATTCTCATGAAAAAGCTTTAAGAGCACAAGCTGAAAATCGTTTTCAAGATCAAATTGTTCCTATAGAAGTAGAAGAAACTTATTTAGATGCTAATGGTAAAAAAGCGAATAGAAAATACACAGTAACTAAAGATGAAGGTCCAAGAAAAGGAACTTCAACAGCGATACTAAATAAATTACGTCCCGTTTTTGCTGCTGGAGGAAGTGTTACTGCAGGTAATTCTTCGCAAATGAGTGATGGTGCTGCTTTTGTTATGGTGATGAGTGAAGAAATGGTAAAAGAATTAAACATAGAGCCTATTGCAAGAGTTGTAAATTATGCTGCTGCTGGTGTTGAGCCAAGAATTATGGGAATTGGTCCTGTGGCTGCAATTCCTAAAGTTTTAAAACAAGCAGGTTTACAACAAAGTGATATTGATTTGATTGAATTAAATGAAGCTTTTGCTTCTCAATCTTTAGCTGTTATGCGCGAATTAAATCTAAACCAAGACATTGTAAATGTAAATGGTGGTGCAATTGCATTAGGACATCCTTTAGGTTGTACAGGTGCAAAATTATCTGTACAATTATTTGATGAAATGCGTAAACGCGATATGAAAAGTAAATACGGAATGGTAACAATGTGTGTTGGAACAGGACAAGGTGCTGCTGGTATATTTGAATTCCTTAAATAA
- a CDS encoding acyl-CoA dehydrogenase family protein, whose product MAELLRGGQFLVKETNCEDVFTPEDFTEEQQMMKEAVMEFNDREIIPYKARFEAKDFALTEETMRKAGELGFLGVAVPEAYGGLGMGFVSTLLTCDYISSGTGSFSTAFGAHTGIGTMPITLYGTEEQKQKYVPKLATGEWFGSYCLTEPGAGSDANSGKTTAALTADGKSYKINGQKMWISNAGFCSLMIVFARIENDKNITGFIVEYDKENPNGITMGEEEHKLGIRASSTRQVFYNDTIVPVENMLAGRGEGFKIAMNALNVGRIKLAGACLDSQRRIISYAVNYANERKQFKTPISDFGAIKVKLAEMATNTYVGESATYRAAKDIEDRINLRVAAGNTHQDAELKGVEEYAIECSILKVAVSEDVQSCADEGIQIFGGMGFSEETPMESAWRDARIARIYEGTNEINRMLSVGMLIKKAMKGHVDLLGPATEVANSLMGIPSFDTPDFSALFSEEKLMISKMKKTFLMVAGAALQKYGQEIEKHQQLLIAASDILIEIYMSESAILRTEKNVKRFGEDSQSVQIAMSKLYLYHAVDIIEEKGKESIISFAEGDEQRMMLMGLKRFTKYANYPDIVDLRDEIAEKVKAENKYCF is encoded by the coding sequence ATGGCAGAATTATTAAGAGGTGGTCAATTTCTTGTAAAAGAAACAAACTGTGAAGACGTTTTTACTCCAGAAGATTTTACTGAGGAGCAACAAATGATGAAAGAAGCTGTAATGGAATTTAATGATAGAGAAATCATTCCTTACAAAGCTCGTTTTGAAGCAAAAGATTTTGCACTTACTGAAGAAACTATGCGTAAAGCTGGTGAACTTGGGTTTTTAGGCGTAGCAGTTCCTGAAGCTTATGGTGGATTAGGAATGGGGTTTGTTTCTACTCTTTTAACTTGTGATTATATTTCTAGTGGAACCGGTTCTTTTAGTACCGCTTTTGGTGCGCATACAGGAATTGGAACAATGCCAATTACTTTATACGGAACCGAAGAACAAAAACAAAAATACGTTCCAAAATTAGCTACTGGTGAGTGGTTTGGTTCTTATTGTTTAACGGAGCCTGGTGCAGGTTCTGATGCCAATTCAGGAAAAACGACTGCAGCATTAACTGCTGATGGAAAATCATATAAAATTAACGGACAAAAAATGTGGATTTCAAACGCAGGTTTTTGTAGTTTAATGATTGTTTTTGCTCGTATTGAAAACGATAAAAATATTACTGGATTTATTGTTGAGTATGACAAAGAAAATCCAAACGGAATTACAATGGGTGAAGAAGAACACAAATTAGGTATTCGTGCTTCTTCTACGCGTCAAGTATTTTATAATGATACTATTGTTCCTGTAGAAAATATGTTAGCTGGTCGTGGTGAAGGTTTTAAAATTGCCATGAATGCTTTAAATGTTGGTCGTATTAAATTAGCGGGTGCGTGTTTAGATTCTCAACGTAGAATTATTTCTTATGCAGTAAATTATGCAAATGAACGTAAACAATTTAAAACTCCTATTTCAGATTTTGGTGCTATTAAAGTAAAGTTAGCTGAAATGGCAACCAATACATATGTTGGTGAATCTGCAACCTACAGAGCAGCAAAAGACATTGAAGATAGAATCAATTTACGAGTAGCGGCTGGTAACACACATCAAGATGCAGAATTAAAAGGTGTAGAAGAATATGCTATTGAATGTTCTATTTTAAAAGTTGCTGTTTCTGAAGATGTACAAAGTTGTGCAGATGAAGGAATCCAAATTTTTGGAGGAATGGGATTCTCTGAAGAAACGCCTATGGAATCTGCTTGGAGAGATGCCAGAATAGCTAGAATTTACGAAGGGACAAATGAAATAAACAGAATGCTTTCTGTTGGAATGTTGATTAAAAAAGCAATGAAAGGTCATGTAGATCTTTTAGGTCCTGCAACAGAAGTTGCAAATAGCTTAATGGGAATACCTTCTTTTGATACGCCAGATTTTTCAGCATTGTTTTCTGAAGAAAAATTAATGATTTCTAAAATGAAAAAGACCTTCTTAATGGTTGCAGGCGCTGCACTTCAAAAATATGGTCAAGAAATAGAGAAACATCAACAATTATTAATTGCTGCTTCAGATATTTTAATTGAAATATACATGTCTGAATCTGCAATTTTAAGAACTGAGAAAAACGTAAAACGTTTTGGTGAAGACTCTCAATCTGTACAAATTGCAATGTCTAAATTATACTTGTATCACGCAGTAGATATTATTGAAGAGAAAGGAAAAGAAAGTATTATTTCTTTTGCTGAAGGTGATGAACAACGTATGATGTTAATGGGCTTAAAGCGTTTTACTAAATATGCAAACTATCCAGATATTGTAGATTTACGTGATGAAATAGCAGAAAAAGTAAAAGCAGAAAATAAATACTGCTTCTAA
- a CDS encoding arsenate reductase family protein, translating into MGEIATSEKQITLFYHSKSVRAKKTLAYAKAEGLPILEIDLLKNKITGTQVIELANRLNLNVSDLVNQEHSSYKSNFEHHDFSTNDWIKMIQKNPEIMKQPIALRGDITILVETPSDIIKI; encoded by the coding sequence ATGGGAGAAATAGCTACATCAGAAAAACAAATTACTTTATTTTATCATTCTAAATCTGTAAGAGCAAAAAAAACGCTGGCTTATGCTAAAGCAGAGGGTTTACCTATTTTAGAAATTGATTTATTAAAGAACAAAATAACAGGAACTCAAGTTATTGAACTTGCTAATAGATTAAATTTAAATGTTTCAGACTTAGTAAATCAAGAACATTCATCTTATAAATCTAATTTTGAACATCATGATTTCTCTACAAATGATTGGATAAAAATGATACAAAAAAATCCTGAAATTATGAAACAACCAATTGCTTTAAGAGGTGATATTACCATTTTAGTAGAAACCCCTAGTGATATTATAAAAATATAA
- a CDS encoding AarF/ABC1/UbiB kinase family protein, with the protein MVRIPNKTEIKRYNKLFTVLTKYGFKNVMATKQLKKLVPNSYLKDHPDTQKSLSYSKYERIRMVLEELGPTYIKLGQIFSNREDLLPPDLIKELKKLQDKVPETNHFNINEAIEKELNITVSEHFEYINPLPLAAGSLAQVHKAKLLTGEEVVLKIQRPNIVKIIEADILVMTQVAKSLEKHSIQAKAYQPLQIVSSFEKSIREELRFLREINNMKRFAKNFQGNTVIYVPKVYLSLCTDKLICMEFIDGIKVSENGILNSSNIDPVIIAKVGVDLYLKQVLDFGFFHADPHPGNIFILPKTKQICFIDFGMMGTIMPKDKDYLGDFLLYFMQKNVKKIISVLEKIAVKIEISDYKKLEYDIYELIEGVSNTSIQNIKLGDVLSNFKSVLYENKIVVPHYLYMLIRALIIIEGVGLKLDPEFNITDNLQPYISKITRKQFNIKRLFKKNVTRFQDMGTLIDHLPGDIDTILNKIKEGKLVVIHEHKGLKEFQDATSKAANRMVFAIIIAALSIGSSILVIAKMPPLINGIPLLGAIGFLTSALLGLYIIFSVFRKNHY; encoded by the coding sequence ATGGTTAGAATTCCTAATAAAACGGAAATTAAAAGGTATAACAAACTTTTTACTGTACTCACAAAGTATGGCTTTAAAAATGTTATGGCTACTAAGCAACTTAAAAAACTGGTTCCTAATAGTTATCTTAAAGACCATCCAGACACGCAAAAATCGCTTTCATATTCTAAATATGAGCGTATTCGTATGGTTTTAGAAGAATTGGGTCCAACCTATATAAAATTGGGTCAAATATTTAGTAATAGAGAAGATCTTTTGCCTCCAGATCTAATTAAGGAATTAAAAAAACTACAAGATAAAGTTCCTGAAACAAATCATTTTAATATAAATGAAGCTATTGAAAAAGAGTTGAATATTACAGTTTCAGAACATTTTGAGTATATAAATCCACTACCTCTAGCTGCAGGATCTCTTGCTCAAGTTCATAAAGCCAAATTATTAACTGGTGAAGAAGTAGTACTTAAAATTCAACGTCCTAATATTGTTAAAATAATTGAGGCAGATATTTTAGTAATGACGCAAGTTGCTAAAAGTTTAGAAAAACATAGTATTCAGGCAAAAGCTTATCAACCATTACAAATTGTTAGTTCTTTTGAAAAAAGCATTAGAGAAGAACTTCGATTTTTAAGAGAAATAAATAACATGAAGCGTTTTGCCAAAAATTTTCAAGGCAATACTGTTATTTATGTTCCAAAAGTATATCTCTCTTTATGTACAGATAAATTAATTTGTATGGAATTTATTGATGGCATTAAAGTATCTGAAAATGGCATTTTAAATTCCTCAAACATAGACCCTGTTATTATTGCAAAAGTGGGTGTAGATTTATATTTGAAACAGGTATTAGATTTTGGTTTTTTTCATGCAGATCCTCATCCTGGAAACATTTTTATTCTTCCAAAAACTAAACAAATTTGCTTTATAGACTTTGGTATGATGGGAACAATTATGCCAAAAGATAAAGATTATTTAGGTGACTTCCTTCTTTATTTCATGCAAAAAAATGTTAAAAAAATTATTTCAGTTTTAGAAAAAATTGCAGTAAAAATAGAGATTTCTGATTATAAAAAATTAGAGTATGATATCTATGAATTAATAGAAGGAGTTAGTAATACTTCTATACAAAACATAAAATTAGGAGATGTACTCTCTAACTTTAAAAGTGTTTTATATGAAAACAAAATAGTTGTACCACATTATTTATATATGCTTATTAGAGCTTTAATAATTATTGAAGGAGTTGGCCTTAAACTAGATCCTGAGTTTAATATAACCGATAATTTACAACCTTATATTTCTAAGATTACACGAAAACAGTTTAATATTAAAAGACTCTTTAAAAAGAATGTAACACGTTTTCAAGACATGGGTACGCTTATAGATCATCTACCAGGTGATATTGACACAATTTTAAATAAAATTAAAGAAGGGAAATTAGTAGTTATCCATGAACACAAAGGGCTTAAGGAGTTTCAAGATGCAACTAGCAAAGCAGCTAATCGTATGGTATTTGCCATAATAATTGCTGCTTTATCTATTGGTTCTTCGATTTTAGTTATCGCAAAAATGCCTCCTTTAATTAATGGTATTCCTTTATTAGGTGCTATTGGGTTTTTAACATCTGCTTTACTAGGTCTTTACATTATCTTTTCTGTTTTTAGGAAAAATCATTATTAA
- a CDS encoding RNA polymerase sigma factor — MKNNVSYSQNKKEFRLFVTESFSSLIKLKEEDNQTSFNKLVLKILPEIRKYVNQRLNTAIKKGHFSKKKYKADDFIDQLFIILYDNIEEVENEENFYFWLFKKTNELLEDTIVEEEFNDIFFENIDDYSRPEWDEMQEKFSTDGDGDLLMIEELDDFSYNHNDYSLNHVFVEDNEKGLIEDLDKELSDDHINEHIELVLHNMPSEMRIVFYLYTNQKLKIEEIAAVQKKSINEVKKLLSDAKKVLQRSLFNRYSSN; from the coding sequence ATGAAAAATAATGTTTCTTACTCCCAAAATAAAAAGGAGTTTCGTCTATTTGTAACTGAATCATTTTCTAGTTTAATTAAACTAAAAGAAGAAGATAATCAAACTTCTTTTAACAAATTGGTTTTAAAAATCTTACCTGAAATAAGAAAGTATGTAAATCAAAGATTAAATACTGCAATAAAAAAAGGACATTTTTCTAAAAAGAAATATAAAGCAGATGATTTTATAGATCAACTTTTTATAATATTATATGATAATATTGAGGAGGTTGAAAATGAAGAAAACTTCTATTTCTGGTTATTTAAAAAAACCAATGAATTGTTAGAAGATACAATTGTAGAAGAAGAGTTTAACGATATTTTCTTTGAAAATATAGATGATTATTCTAGACCAGAATGGGATGAAATGCAAGAGAAATTTAGTACAGATGGAGATGGAGATTTATTAATGATTGAAGAACTAGATGATTTTTCTTATAATCATAATGACTATAGCTTAAATCATGTTTTTGTAGAGGATAACGAAAAAGGTTTGATAGAAGACCTAGATAAAGAATTAAGTGATGATCATATTAATGAACATATAGAATTGGTACTACACAATATGCCTTCAGAAATGAGAATTGTTTTCTACTTGTATACAAATCAAAAATTGAAAATTGAAGAAATTGCAGCAGTACAAAAGAAAAGTATTAATGAGGTTAAAAAACTTTTAAGTGATGCGAAAAAAGTATTGCAAAGAAGTTTATTTAACAGATATTCTAGTAATTAA
- a CDS encoding KTSC domain-containing protein — protein sequence MKRIKEYKKLFKIEGPINLKELKTAYRGLVKEWHPDKFTDEVKKEEAEIVSTQIIDGYHFLVSIAPETKEANLEAYKTTITEFQVSDWHHKSMLLEVTFTDGNKYEYFGVSKILFGKFVNAKSMNNFGKRNIFNSFTYRKSMKASVTV from the coding sequence ATGAAACGTATTAAGGAATATAAAAAGCTTTTTAAAATAGAAGGTCCTATCAACCTAAAAGAATTAAAAACTGCCTACAGAGGTTTGGTAAAAGAATGGCATCCAGATAAATTTACTGATGAAGTAAAAAAAGAAGAAGCAGAAATAGTAAGTACTCAAATTATAGATGGGTATCATTTTTTGGTAAGCATTGCTCCAGAAACGAAAGAAGCTAATTTAGAGGCTTATAAAACTACAATTACAGAGTTTCAAGTTTCAGATTGGCATCATAAAAGTATGTTGTTAGAAGTTACTTTTACAGACGGAAATAAATACGAATACTTTGGTGTTAGCAAAATACTTTTCGGAAAATTTGTAAACGCAAAATCAATGAACAATTTTGGTAAGAGAAATATTTTTAATTCTTTTACTTACAGAAAATCAATGAAAGCTTCAGTAACGGTTTAA